TAAGCTGACGAgaacaggaatgaaaacagaaatgcaacaaGATATGCCCTTTCAGGGCTCCATTTATTGAgtgaatacaaaaataagatCATGTAAGTGAAGATGCACGGTAATCTGCTCCCTAGTGAAAAAGGTATCTTGGATTAGCAGTAAACAGTGTTTACAATGTCTTGTAAACAGACCTCTTTTTACAAGCTAGAAGCGTACCGAAATATAACACATTAGATTAAAAGTTCCCCATTGTGGCAATACTTCATACTTCTCATCAAGTGATTTCAGAGTATTTTGTAAAAGGTGAGAGCatcctctgttttgttttcagaaagaaacacacaTGAAACCAATGAAACATGATGAATTTGTAATGTAAACAGTTGAAAAAGTGCCACATCATTTTCAGACGATGATGGCTTACCCCTTGATAGGtaatttacaatgaaaaataatgatcaAAGCTATAGCACGTTatggaaaggttttaaaaacGACTATTTTTTACAGCAACCTGTTGCagttgaataaaaaatatatatttttcttaatacagTACATGGCATTTCTCCTAAATTGCACCAGAATTAAGTTTGGAAGCACTTTCAGTTTCTGTTATAGgcaaatgggaaagaaaaacaagccagGTAGGCCTTTAATCTCCCTTCCATCTCTTCTGCCCATTGCTTTATCCCTACCCTTTCACATCTCTGAGTCCACATACATTCCATTGATCAGGTAATCCACTTGCGTATAATCCTTCTTTTTGTAACTTTCATAAGCCTGCATAAGGAAAAGGACTATGACAGTTATGAAAAAAAACGTACCAAATAAAAGCACTGCAAGAAGCGAACTTTTATCCACTAAGTACTGAGTCAGAGGCTCAGCAGCAATGAGAAGATACTCATTGTTTGTGTCCCGAGTCTTTGCAATGTTCAAAGTTGTTGTTCCAGGTGCATTTGCTGGAGTGGTGGTTGTATGTTTGATTGAAGGAGTGAGAGATACTGACTTTATTCCATGCCCAGTTGTAGCTTGTGCTGTAGGACCACTAGTTAAACCCATGGCACCTCTCGTAGAACCCTGAGAAGAGGTTGATTCACTTGAGGATGTTGGAGCTCTACTTGTTTCTGGCAACATGGGGAGCGCTGAATTCACAGAATGTGGACTCACTGAGGAGCTGAACGTAGCAACACGAATAAAAGCAGTGGAAGATGTCACTGCATCCTGTCGGGTGAGCGTGGTTGATGTTGTGCTCCATGTTGTGCTCATTGTCTTCGGGCCAGCTCCAGCAGTAATGAGGCTACTGGAGTGGGGAGCGCTGGTCGTGTTGGTGGCTGTGCTAAACTGCTCAGTGTGATTCATTTGAGTACCTGCTCCAGTAGTGGCAGTGATGGGAGCAGAAGAGGGGGATGATACTGAGCCAAAGCTATCATTTCCTAATTTTTCAGCGGTGGTCAGGAGCTTGGTGATACTCCTGGAAGTGGAAGCAGTGTCATTGGTAGGAGTGGGAGAAGGGACAGTGGATGACATGGCAGCAGGAAGGAGCACTCCTGAAGCATTCGAGGCTTTGGCAGTTTTTTCATTAGCTGCACTGGGGACAGTTGCACTTGTACCAGCCATCGTTACAACTGTGGTAGCACTGACagttgtggtggtggtgctaACACTGCTTGcagtttttcctgtgtttggTGCTTCAGGATAACCTGAATTCACAGCCAACTGCCTCAAGTAAATCTTGTGAGCCTGAGTGGTGGAGGAAAATAGGTTCTCTCTGTTGTATTGTTCAATCTGTGCGTTCACCatcctcttcattttctgtggatAGCTTTGGTGGTGAAACTGGACTGTTTCCCTTTCCCCAAAGatgatttcttaaaagaaaaaaagttgtaagAATAAAACTCTGAAGCCCAAAATCTGACCTCACACTCCCACGTGCAAACCAGAATGTGTATTCTGAAGTACATGCAGTACAACTGGACTGAATCAGTCCCAAAGTCAGCAACAACATGAAAACCCAGACCCCTGCCTTTATTGCATCCCTTtgggttactttttttt
This Cygnus atratus isolate AKBS03 ecotype Queensland, Australia chromosome 5, CAtr_DNAZoo_HiC_assembly, whole genome shotgun sequence DNA region includes the following protein-coding sequences:
- the C5H11orf24 gene encoding uncharacterized protein C11orf24 homolog gives rise to the protein MWTAIVFFLLISFCICENRFPVLKGRGVHVVQINRLTTEKQCRQACKGSAASGNHHCNWSVPYQNRCILLQCHQLSVCQNAGEQEIKDLLGEIIFGERETVQFHHQSYPQKMKRMVNAQIEQYNRENLFSSTTQAHKIYLRQLAVNSGYPEAPNTGKTASSVSTTTTTVSATTVVTMAGTSATVPSAANEKTAKASNASGVLLPAAMSSTVPSPTPTNDTASTSRSITKLLTTAEKLGNDSFGSVSSPSSAPITATTGAGTQMNHTEQFSTATNTTSAPHSSSLITAGAGPKTMSTTWSTTSTTLTRQDAVTSSTAFIRVATFSSSVSPHSVNSALPMLPETSRAPTSSSESTSSQGSTRGAMGLTSGPTAQATTGHGIKSVSLTPSIKHTTTTPANAPGTTTLNIAKTRDTNNEYLLIAAEPLTQYLVDKSSLLAVLLFGTFFFITVIVLFLMQAYESYKKKDYTQVDYLINGMYVDSEM